In Candidatus Zixiibacteriota bacterium, the DNA window TTTCTGGTGTCGCACCGAGGGTATGAGCACGACGGCGCCGGTTCTATTCTGGCTGGTGACATGGAAATCAAACTGAGCCGCAGCTACACCGTAGTCGGCCAGGGTGTGATCAGCCACACCAGAGAGCCGAAGATTACCGACCCCGTTCAGATTGAAAAACTCGCTCTTCCGTCCGGGTCGATGTTTGACAACAATAAATACACTGTGGACCTTGACGGCGAAAAGTACTGGGGTACCGCGTTTATTTCCCAGTTCCGGCGCCGCGCCCGACACTGGAATTTCACCATTAACTACGATCAGCTGACGCCCACTTATCGCACGCAGGTAGGATACGATCCGTGGAACGATCAGAAGACCTTCTTTGCCTTTACAACGTACAATTTCCGCCCGACCTCGGGCATTTTTGAGCGAATCGGGCCGCAGATCGGGGTCTCTCGGCGATGGAGTTTTGGCGCCGGGGACGAGGAAGTTGTCCGCAAGTGGGCGCGCTTCAACACTAACGTGAGCGCCAACCTTCGCTGGGCACAGACCTACATTGAGATGGGTACCGAACAAGGATCGCAACGTTGGTTCGGGCACGAGTACGACAAGTTGTTTACCGCCCGTCTGACAGTCTTCAGTCAACCGCACAGCAAGCTGGGCTACAACTTTACGTACAGGTACGGCCAGGGACCGGCTGTCTTTGCCAATGCCAAGGGAAACGAAACCGGCGTTAACGCCGGACTGGATCTTAAGCCGATCGATCGCCTGGTGGTCGAGCCCAGTTTTAACTACTCGCGAAGCAAGCACACTGACACCCACGATGTGCTCTTTGAAGAGACAATTCTTCGCTCACGCTTCCGGTTTCAGGTCAATCCGCGCTTGTCGCTGAGACTGGTGGTGCAGTACGATGACTACGACGTCAACGTGTTTGTCGGTGCGCCTGCGTACTACCACATCAGCGGCCGTACCTGGGAGTTCGATCCGCTCTTAACGTATCGCATTAACTCGTTCTCGATGTTCTACTTCGGTTCCACTCATGACCTGCTCGATTTCGGCGTGCCGACCGACGGTTTCGACCTGCCCGACAGCGCTCCGTCGCAATGGCGCCAGTCCAGCCGCCAGTTCTTCATGAAGCTGCAGTATTTGTTTCAGATCTGACAGAATTGCAGCGGCTAAGCCGAAAACCCCGCCCCGCAAGGGCGGGGTTTTTTGCATGGGATTAAACACCGGTTACAGAGCAGTAGCGTCGGGTTGCCTCTCCATTCGGTGCCACTGAGCAGGATGTGATTGCGCGGTCTGAGACTTCCGATATACTTGAGTACTAGGGAATCGTGGCGGACGTGGACGTCCGCCACGCACTGGAGTCACCCTTCGACAGGCTCAGGGTGACGAATTGCTGTAGGTCGAAACCCCTGCGGTTTCGACATTGTTAGAGACTGTGACCATGTGGACCAAAAAAGACATACCGCTTACCGACAACGCTCGCGCCGTACTCCAGCGTCGCTACCTGCGCAAGGATCAGCACGGGCGAGTGATCGAGACTGAACGGGAGATGTTTGTCCGCGTGGCTCGGTTCATCGCCGAGGCCGACCGCAACTACGGCGCTGACTCCGACCAGATAGATGAAACCGCCGCCGGCTTTTTCGATATCATGACCTCACTTGAATTCCTCCCCAACTCGCCTACCCTGATGAACGCCGGGCGCGAACTGGGCCAGCTTTCGGCCTGTTTCGTGCTTCCAGTCGAGGATTCGATGGAGGGGATTTTCGAGACCAACAAGCACGCCGCGCTCATTCACAAGTCGGGCGGCGGCACCGGCTTTTCGTTTTCGCGTCTCAGACCCCGCAACTCGGTGGTAGCATCGACATCGGGGGTGGCGTCCGGACCGGTTTCGTTCATGAAGGTCTATGATGCCTCCACGGACGCGGTCAAACAGGGTGGAACCCGACGCGGCGCCAATATGGGGATACTCCGCGTCGACCATCCGGATATTCTCGAGTTTATATCCTGCAAGGACGATACCGGCGAGATTACCAATTTCAACATCTCGGTGGCAGTCACGGATACCTTCATGGACGCGGTAGGGAAGGGCGAGAAATACGCTCTGATTGATCCCCGTTCCGGCAAAACGTATTTGAAAGATGGCCATGAGCAGCTTCTCGATGCCCGCGAGGTATTCGACCAGATCGTGCAGCACGCTTGGAAAACCGGCGAACCGGGCGTGATTTTTATCGACCGGATGAACCGTCTCAATCCGACTTACCCGACCGAACAGATCGAGGCCACCAATCCGTGCGGCGAACAGCCCTTGCCGGCCTACGACTCCTGCAATCTCGGCTCGATCAACTTGAGCCGGTTTGTCTTAGACCCGCTGCCAGATAATTACACGACCGGCTCGCCTGGCGACGGTGTCGATTGGGAGCGGCTGGGCGATGTTATCCGCAAGGGAGTGCATTTTCTCGATAATGTCATCGACCAGAACCAGTACCCGATTCCGCAGATTGAATTTCAGACCCGCAAGAACCGTCGTATCGGGCTCGGCGTCATGGGCTGGGCCGACATGCTCATCAAACTGCGGCTGCCGTACGATTCCCCCGAGGCGCTCGCCCTGGGTGAGCGGTTAATGGAATTCGTCCAGTCCGAGGCGAGAAAGCACTCTTCCGAACTCGCCAAAGCTCGCGGCCGGTTCCCCAGCTGGGACGGTTCCATCTATGCGCGGGACCAGGTCGCGATGCGTAATGCGACCGTCACCACGATTGCGCCCACCGGCACGATCTCGATTATTGCGGGGTGCTCATCGGGGATTGAGCCGTATTACTCGCTTGCGTACGAGCGCAATGTTATGGACGGCACCCGCCTGACAGAGTTCAACCCGCAGTTCGAAAAGGCCGCACGCGACGGCGGATTTTATTCCGACGACCTGATGGCGAAAGTGGCTTCCCAGAGAAGTATCGCCGACCTTGACGAAGTGCCCGCGTCGGTGCGCGCGGTCTTTCTTACAGCCGCCGATATCTCCCCGGAGAATCATATCAGAATGCAGGCCGCGTTCCAGAAGCACTGTGACTCATCGGTGTCCAAGACGATCAACCTTCCGGAAAGCGCCGGGCCGGAGCAGGTCAGATCGGCGTTTGAACTGGCCTATGAGTTGGGCTGCAAAGGGGTGACGGTCTACCGGGATCGTTCCCGCCCCGACCAGGTGCTTTCGCAGGTTACCGAGACTTCGGAACGCGCTGTTGCCGATGGAGAGCCAGCCCGCGCGCGAATTGTTGCCAAACGCCCGCGGGTGCTTCAGGGAATCACCGAGAAGATTCGCACCGGCTACGGAAACCTGTATGTAACGGTGAACCTGCGCGAGGGCCATCCATTCGAAGTGTTCGCTCATATCGGCAAATCGGGTTACACGACGATGGCCGATACCGAGGCTATCTGCCGGCTCATATCGCTAACATTGCGCTCAGGAATCGGGGTCGATCAGGTCATTCGCCAGCTTCGCGGAATCGGCGGCTCCAGCCCGGTGTTTACTGAGGGCGGGAAGGTGTCATCGATCCCGGATGCCATCGCCCAGGTTCTTGATCGAAACTTTAGATCATCGATGGCTGCCGGGCGGAGTGAGCCTGCAACAGCCGACGGCAAATCCCGGGGCCAGCCGCTGGAAATCTGCCCTTCCTGCGCCTCGCCCATGAGCTTCGATTCCGGATGCTACTTCTGCCGCTCCTGCGGTTATTCCAACTGCTAATCTGCCGATAATGGGCCGATAGGGACCATTCCGCCGGTCCCTGGGTATACTATGGCCAGGACAGACCTCATACCGACCGGACGAACCTCGCTGGTGAAGCTCGGCGCGACCGAACTCCAAATCCAGACCGAGTACGCCTATCGTCCTGTCCCGCGCATTACCACAACCGTGCTGCGCACCGGACAGGTGATCCAGAAAATCGAGATGAATCTTGACCAGCCGATCACCAGCCTCGCGGAGAAAGACCGAATCGAGGTCGCCATGCGGAAACAGCATGCCGAGGTGATCGATATCATTCAGCGCGGCAGTCAGCGTATTCCCATCCCTGTGGAATTACAGGAGAAACCGATCCGTCCCAGCTACAAGCCGAGCCTGGTTGCGTCGGAGCCGAAACCGTACCCGGAACCAGAGCCCGTGGCTACCATGCTGGAGCGTCTGGAGCGCCTTCCGGGGATACATCGCGTCTATCGCCTCGACAACGGGGGGAATTTCGAAAACGCCGCAGTGTCGAAAGAATTCCAAAAGGCCTTCAAGGATGTTTTCAAGAACCTGCATGATGTCCTGACTGTGTTTGCCGAGGTGCCGGGGATCGGCCTGACTCGCGAAAGCGGTGTGATCGAGATCGAGCACGACGCGCTCTATCTGGTTTCTACGGGATTAGAAATCTACATCTTCTGTCTTACCCGCCCCGATTATTCTATTGATTACGAAAAGCAACTCCGCGCGATGCTGCGGTAGTTCGGTGGCCCACCCGCTTGCGGGTGGGGGCGAGCAACGCGGCATCGATCCGAATCCCCTCCCAGGGCAAGCCCTGGGGCACCGTAGCGACGATGCCGGGTGGGGAGTGATTGGCTTAGGTGGCTCACCGGTGCCCCACCCAATGGGCGGGATCTTCGTTGAGACAATCGAATCAGGTTTGTAGCTGGCGTACGTCCTCGTGCGCCAACAGAACGCGTGGCAAACAATGTAGGTCAAAACCCCTGAGTCGAACGCGTTAGCGTGAGACGTGGTTTTGACGTTTGAGTTCTGTTCAGATGCGAACAACCCACAGCGAGCTGTGGGCTACCAGACTGCGATCGCGACAGCCCATGAACCCCCGATCGTCGTCGGGCGTGACGGACCTGGGCGCCGTCGGTCTACGCGCCGTGATCGACAGACTTCACTTCTTCAGTAGCTTGAATGCGTGTGTCCAGCGGTTGTGGCTGAGTCCAGGTATGCACCAGAGGATCGCCAGCGGTTCAATCGCACGCGCTGCCTCTACCCTGCCCATGTCTTCGATTTCCCAGCCGAAAGTACCAAGTATGTTAGTCACTTCCTGCTTTGCGCCGGTGTCGTTGCCGCAGATGAACATGGTCGGTTTGAGGCCGCCGAAGTCGGGATTGACCATCAGCGGACTGCCTACACAACTGAACGCCTTCACGAAACGCGCCTCCGGGGCCGCCTTCTGCAGCCGCTCCATCAGGGAGTCGTTCATCGGTGTGAAGTACTGAAGGACACCGTTGACCGGGGTAACCGAGTCAATAGGATTGGTAGCATCGATCACTGTTTTACCCCGCAGGTTTTCGATGCCAACTGACTTGACCGTCGCTTCGGCCGCGGCTCCCTTGACCGCGAGGACCACTGTCTCTCCGAACCGGGCGGTTTCGGCAAACGTGCCAACCGCTGCCTTTCCGTTCGTCGCTTTTTTCAAATCGTCGTACTTATTCCGGCTGCCAGTGCCAATCATGACGTCATGGCCATGTCTAACAAACCCGTTGGCCAGAGACTGCCCGACCATTCCCGATCCAAGAATTCCGATTTTCTTGCTCATGTTATTGCTCCAGTTTGGTGTTGCATCTCAAACAGGAGTGGGCGAGGTTGGGTTCCGCGCAGGCTGGGTTGGGCAAAGGCACAAAAAAACCACCCCGAAGGGTGGTTTCAAATCTGGGGGAGAGAGCGACGAATTTGAAAAACCTCCACATACCTTACGGTAAAGGGTTTTTACAGCCACCTCGCGCATTCTGTTTTCGCTACCGGCAATCCGGCCGGGTCACGGCGTTCACGCGGCGCTGAAGAGACGACCTTCATAAGTGGATTGTTAGAAGTTTTCAAATGGCAGCTCTCTCCATATTTTCTTCTCGTCTGCAGTTAATATACGCAGATTGACAAAACGCAAACAACTCTTTTTTGGCCGTTGCCCAATGTTCACACGTAGGGTATGTTCCGCTCGATTTGGCAACGAAACCCGCGTAAGATGGCTGATTCCATAGGTATCGACATCGCCGATGTAACCCGATTCCAACGGCTTCTGGACCAATACGGCCCCCGGCTCATTTCGCGAATTCTCGGGTCGCAGGAACGCGAAGTAATTGCCCGGCGGCATGATCGCGCCGCGTTCCTGGCCGGTCGTTTTGCTGCCAAAGAGGCGCTTATCAAGGCGCTGGGCAAGTACCTCGCGAATCGGCCGGCGATGTCCAGCCTCGAAGTCCTCGGGGATGACAGCGGCCGCCCGACAGTTCATCTTCCGCCGTCACTGTCAACCCAACTCGCTTTCCTTCAGATAGAAATCTCGATCAGTCACGAACAAAGTCATGCCGTCGCTCTGGCGGTGATCACGGAGAAACGATGAACCAGGACGAGATACTCAAGCTGTTTCGCGACTCAGGCGCGCTATTGACAGGCCATTTCAAGCTGACTTCGGGGCGCCATTCCGACGTCTATTACGAGAAGTTCACGCTGCTGAAAAATCCGGCGGTGGCCACGCAGCTTTGTCGCAGCATGGCCGAGAAACTCGCGCCGGTGGGTCCGGAGGTTGTAGTCGGTCCCACCACCGGTGGTATCATCATCGCCTACGATGTCGCCCGCTATCTCGGAATAGAAGCGCTCTATGCTGAGTCAGGCGAGAACGGCGCGGGACGCGTTTTCAAACGCGGGTTTTCTCTTAATCCCGGGCAGAGCGTGGTGATTGTCGATGACGTTCTCACGACCGGCCGGTCGATTTTTGAAGTGATCGCACTGGTGAAAGGCTACGGAGCGGAGATAGTCGGGATAGGCGAACTTCTTGATCGTTCCGGCGGCACGGTAAAGTTCGACTATCCCTTCTTCCCGCTGGCCGCGGTCAGCGCGCAGAGCTGGGAGCCGGAAAAGTGTCCGCTCTGCGCCAAGGGGCAGCCGCTGACACAGCGCGGGAGCAGGAAGTTCTGAATTCTCCGGATCAAGGGTGGTGATGAGTGCCGGGCTCAGTGCACCGGCACCGGCTCGACGGCTTCGACTGCCATGGGAAAGCTGATCGCGATTCGCGTCCCGTTGCCGGGCGATGATTCGATATCGAGTTCGCCGTGATGATTGTCGATTATTCGACGGCAGACCATCAGGCCGATTCCGTGCCCCGCTTCTTTCGTGGTGAATTGCTGACGGAATGCCTTGGTGAGTGCGTCGGAATCGAATCCCACGCCAGTGTCCTCGATTGTAAGGCGAAATCGACCGAGTTCCTGATTGGTTTCGACTCCCACCCGAATCTCTCGCACCGGGCAGTCGAGCGTGGCATCGGCGGCATTGCGAAAGAGGTTGTACAGGAGCTGCTGAATCTGGGTCGAATCGGCCTGCAGCGACACCGGTTCGAGATCCTGGGGCACGATCAGCTCCACGTCACGGAAACGCTTCTGAGGGCGAAGGTACTCCACGACCTCGACTAACAGCTGATCGAATCTAATCAGCTCCTCCTCCGAGGAAATCGATCTCAGATCCATCAGGTTTTCCGCAAAAGACTGGACCTTGCCCAGGGTCGAAGAAACGGTGTCGAGGTATTTCCCGAGCTTGTCGTAGTTGCCCTTGCCCAGGTGATGCGACAGCATTTCGACATTGCCGACCACCACGCCCAGGAAATTGTTCAATTCGTGACCAATCTCGGCCGACATAATTCCCCGGGTGGCCATTTTTTCCAGCTCGATAGCCTGGTCCTGCAGCTCCTTCAGGCGGCTGTAGGCCTGCTGCGCTTCCTCAAGGAGATTCAGGTTTTCCAAGGAGATGGCCAATTGACTGGCTGTAATGGACATGAATTTGAGATCGGTCTGCTTGATTCGGACGGTGTCTTCGCTGGGCGTCAGCAGCATAATGCCGTAGAAGGAGGCCGCCCTGACTACCGGAACTGCGATCAGCTGTTCTTGCTCCCCTGTCCATGGGGGGAGCAGAAAGCGACGCAGGTCAGGGTCGGGCCGCTTGCGGTAGATGGGATGATCCTCGAGGTTGGAGACCAATGTAGGCTCATGAAACTCGATCAACATGCCGTCAGAGACCATCGCGTGGAGCGGATCTCGGCCGATCACCTCCTCGTGGGAATTACCGGCCTGCTCGGTTAACATGACGTAAGCCTCGGAGGCGGTGTCGAAGTAGAGCACGGAACCGCGCTCGCACTTCAGGTGCATCATGGCGAACTTCAACGACGACGCCACCAGCGACTTGCGGTCGCCGGCAGCAAAGAGCATGTTGCTGAGATCGGAGAGCGAATTCAGCTGGTCATGGGAAGCTGCCGCGGCGACAGCCTGCAGCTTGTCGAGGCTGTTGCGAACCGCCTGGCGAATATCGGAGAGCTCGAAAGGCTTCATGATGTAGTCGAGCGCT includes these proteins:
- the acpS gene encoding holo-ACP synthase → MADSIGIDIADVTRFQRLLDQYGPRLISRILGSQEREVIARRHDRAAFLAGRFAAKEALIKALGKYLANRPAMSSLEVLGDDSGRPTVHLPPSLSTQLAFLQIEISISHEQSHAVALAVITEKR
- a CDS encoding response regulator — its product is MSDTTSWVCRILAVDDEEIVQSLVRDALEEEGYHVLTANSGAEALAILRTQPIDLLITDIRMPKMSGTDLVEQARALNPSIGVIFMTGYASLSSAKDAIKRGALDYIMKPFELSDIRQAVRNSLDKLQAVAAAASHDQLNSLSDLSNMLFAAGDRKSLVASSLKFAMMHLKCERGSVLYFDTASEAYVMLTEQAGNSHEEVIGRDPLHAMVSDGMLIEFHEPTLVSNLEDHPIYRKRPDPDLRRFLLPPWTGEQEQLIAVPVVRAASFYGIMLLTPSEDTVRIKQTDLKFMSITASQLAISLENLNLLEEAQQAYSRLKELQDQAIELEKMATRGIMSAEIGHELNNFLGVVVGNVEMLSHHLGKGNYDKLGKYLDTVSSTLGKVQSFAENLMDLRSISSEEELIRFDQLLVEVVEYLRPQKRFRDVELIVPQDLEPVSLQADSTQIQQLLYNLFRNAADATLDCPVREIRVGVETNQELGRFRLTIEDTGVGFDSDALTKAFRQQFTTKEAGHGIGLMVCRRIIDNHHGELDIESSPGNGTRIAISFPMAVEAVEPVPVH
- a CDS encoding NAD(P)-binding domain-containing protein encodes the protein MSKKIGILGSGMVGQSLANGFVRHGHDVMIGTGSRNKYDDLKKATNGKAAVGTFAETARFGETVVLAVKGAAAEATVKSVGIENLRGKTVIDATNPIDSVTPVNGVLQYFTPMNDSLMERLQKAAPEARFVKAFSCVGSPLMVNPDFGGLKPTMFICGNDTGAKQEVTNILGTFGWEIEDMGRVEAARAIEPLAILWCIPGLSHNRWTHAFKLLKK
- a CDS encoding vitamin B12-dependent ribonucleotide reductase is translated as MWTKKDIPLTDNARAVLQRRYLRKDQHGRVIETEREMFVRVARFIAEADRNYGADSDQIDETAAGFFDIMTSLEFLPNSPTLMNAGRELGQLSACFVLPVEDSMEGIFETNKHAALIHKSGGGTGFSFSRLRPRNSVVASTSGVASGPVSFMKVYDASTDAVKQGGTRRGANMGILRVDHPDILEFISCKDDTGEITNFNISVAVTDTFMDAVGKGEKYALIDPRSGKTYLKDGHEQLLDAREVFDQIVQHAWKTGEPGVIFIDRMNRLNPTYPTEQIEATNPCGEQPLPAYDSCNLGSINLSRFVLDPLPDNYTTGSPGDGVDWERLGDVIRKGVHFLDNVIDQNQYPIPQIEFQTRKNRRIGLGVMGWADMLIKLRLPYDSPEALALGERLMEFVQSEARKHSSELAKARGRFPSWDGSIYARDQVAMRNATVTTIAPTGTISIIAGCSSGIEPYYSLAYERNVMDGTRLTEFNPQFEKAARDGGFYSDDLMAKVASQRSIADLDEVPASVRAVFLTAADISPENHIRMQAAFQKHCDSSVSKTINLPESAGPEQVRSAFELAYELGCKGVTVYRDRSRPDQVLSQVTETSERAVADGEPARARIVAKRPRVLQGITEKIRTGYGNLYVTVNLREGHPFEVFAHIGKSGYTTMADTEAICRLISLTLRSGIGVDQVIRQLRGIGGSSPVFTEGGKVSSIPDAIAQVLDRNFRSSMAAGRSEPATADGKSRGQPLEICPSCASPMSFDSGCYFCRSCGYSNC
- the pyrE gene encoding orotate phosphoribosyltransferase, with the protein product MNQDEILKLFRDSGALLTGHFKLTSGRHSDVYYEKFTLLKNPAVATQLCRSMAEKLAPVGPEVVVGPTTGGIIIAYDVARYLGIEALYAESGENGAGRVFKRGFSLNPGQSVVIVDDVLTTGRSIFEVIALVKGYGAEIVGIGELLDRSGGTVKFDYPFFPLAAVSAQSWEPEKCPLCAKGQPLTQRGSRKF